Below is a genomic region from Actinoallomurus bryophytorum.
TCGCGACGGGGATCCGGACCGCCGTGGACGGGGGTGCCCGAGTGATCGCGGTGGCGCTCGGCTCACCGACCGCGCCACCCGCCCTGCGCGCCGCGGTCACCTACGCGAACGCCCACGACGTGGTCGTCGTCGCCTCGACGGACACGACCGGGGCGGCCTCCTCCAGTGGACCGGCGTACCCGGCCGGTCTGCCCGGCGTGCTGGCGGTCGCGTCGATCCAGTCGGACGGGCGGCCGGTCTCGACCGCCGGGTCGGGGGGCCGGCCGGCGCTCGCCGCGCCGGGCGCCGGTCTACTGAGCGTCGCCCCCCAGGGGAACGGAAATGTCACCGCGTCCGCCAGCGGCGTGGCGGTCGCGTTCGTCGCCGGTGCGGCGGCGCTGGTGCGCGACTACCGGCCCACGCTCAAGGCCGACGAGGTACGGCACCGCCTGGAGGCCACGGCCGACCATCCGACGGGACCGCTCCCCGACCCACTGCTCGGCTACGGGATGGTCGACCCGGTCGCGGCCGTGACGACCGCGCTGCCGGAAGAGTCCGGCGAGGTCGCGCCGAAGCCGCAGGCCAGGCCGGTGCGGATCGTCCTGCCGGCGCCGGAGGACCACAGCGCCGAACACCTCGCGCTCATCACCTCGGCCGCGGTGACCGGCTGCGCGGCGCTCGGCGCCCTGGTCGTCGCGGCGCTCCGGCGCGGACGGCAGCGCGGCTGGCGGCCCGGTGGCACCGAGGACGCCGACCGACGCGGAGATATGGACTCGCCCTATTCAGGGATTGGATCCCGGTAGCGAAGCGCGGGGATCTTCTCCAATTTGAGCCGGGCCGGACTCCCCGCGATCGGCGGGGGGCCGGCCCCCTTCTCTTCCCGGCCGGGCGCGACGACGCCCGTACGGACGCCGGCGGCTTCCGCACGTCATGGCGGAGATGACGCGCTCGCGACCGTCCCCTGATCCGGATGAACCGACCGTCCGGCCTCGGCCGTACCAGGCGTCGACACCATGCGCCCGGCGGGCCGGGACGGCGTTTCGTGCTACCTACTCGTTACGACCGAGAAAACTTTGTCGCACGACATCCCTTGACTCACCGACGCCCACCCGTACGCTGTGTTGGAGTTCGGTACGAAATATTGGTAAAACCACATCGAACGGAGCGTCAGGTGACTGTCTCCCCTCCGTCCGGCTCACCGATCGGCCGAGACGACGAACTGGACCGGCTGCGCCATCTGCTGCACGACGCGATGGACGGTGCGGGTCGTTCGGTGTGGATCGAGGGCGAACCGGGGATCGGCAAGTCGGCGTTGCTGAACTCGTTCCTGACCGAGGCGGCGAGCCTCGGCTGTCACATCCGTGCCGGCGCCGCGGAGGAGTTCGGCCGCCGGATCCCGTTGCACGTGATGCTCGACTGTCTCGGCGCCGAGCCGGGTGCGAAGGATCCGGAACTCCGGGAGATCGCGGACCTGCTCTCGTGCGGAGCGCCCGCCGGACGGCCGGCCGACCCGGTGGCGGCCGCGACGGAACGGCTGCTCGGCCTGGTCGACCGCCTCAGCGCGGGCCGGCCCCTGGTCGTCGCCGTCGATGACCTGCAGTGGGCCGATGAGTCCAGCATCCTGCTGCTGCACCGGCTGAGCCGGCTCGCCCAGCGCAGCCCGCTCCTGGTCGTCGGCGCGTGCCGCCCGGTGCCGTGCCGGCCGGACCTGGTGACGTTGAAGCGCGGCCTGACGTCCTCCGGCGCCGAGGTGATCACCCTCGCGTCGCTGCCGCCTGCCGCCGTCACACGGCTGGCCGCCGAACTCACCTCCGAGCTCACCGGCGCCGGCCTGCTCGGCGACCGGCTCGGCCGCGCCGCCGAACTCGCGGGCGGCAACCCGGCCTACCTGCGGGAGATGGTGGACGCGCTGGTCCGCGAGGACAAGGTGCGGCGGCAGGAGGACACCGCGGAGCTCGACGGGGAGACCGGAGGCGGCCTTCCCCGTACGCTGACCGACGCGATCTCCGACCGGCTCGGCTTCCTGTCCACGGGCACGACCGGCCTGCTGCGCTCGGCGGCGCTTCTGGGCCCGGCCTTCTCCGTCACCGATCTCGGTGCGATCGTCGGCCGGTCCGCGCTGGAGCTGACCGCGGCCCTGGAGGAGGCCACCGCGGCCGGGGTGCTGACCGAGTCGGACGTGCTGCTGGCGTTCCGGCACCCCCTGATCCGCCAGGCCCTGTACGAGCGGCCGCCGGCCGGGCTGCGGCTGGCGCTGCACCTCCAGGCCGCACGCGCGCTCGCCGACGCCGGGCTCGCCGTCGAGCGGGTGGCCGAGCAGCTGCTCGCGGCCCTGCGCGGCCCCGGCGCCGTACCGGTCGTGGACGGCTGGACCGTCGACTGGCTGCTCAGGGCGGGCCGGCGACTGGTGTCCCGCGCGCCCGAGGACGCCGCCGAACTCCTGCGGCTGGCCGTCGCCTACCTGCCCTCGGACGATCCGCGCCGTGAGTCGCTCGAGGTGATCCTGGCCCCGGCGCTCGTGCTGCTCGGCCACCGCGACGAGGCCGTGAGGCTCGCCGAGAAGGTGCTCGCGGCCACCGGCGACCCGGCGCGGGCCGCGGAGATGAGCTGGACCGCCGGCTGGGCGATGACCGACGGCCACCACCACGAGGCGGCGCGGCGCACGCTCAGCCGGGCGCTGCGCGCCCCCGGCCTGGACGACGTGTGGGCCGCGCGCCTGCGCGCGATGCTGGCCCGCTCCGCCGTCGCCGATGGCGACCTCGCCCAGGCCGACGCCGCCACACGACGCGCGCTGGCCGAGGCCGACCGGTCGGGGGACCGGCCCGCCGCCGCCGCGGCGCTGTACGCCGCGGGCATCGTCCAGGTCCACCGCGGCGACCTGGACGCCGCGACGGACCGGCTCGGCCGCGCGCTGGCCATCGCCGAGCAGTGCGACGACCCGGAGACCCACGACCTGCGGCTGCGGCTCCGGCAGAGCCGCGCGTACGTCCTGCTCGTGCAGGAGCGCCACGCCGACGCCGACCTGGCGGCACGCGAACTGCTCGCCGAGGCCGAGCGCGACGCGTCCCCATCGCGGCTCGCCTGCAGCCGGATCCTCGCCGCCGAGGTTCACTACCACGCGGGCCGATGGAACGAGGCAATCGCCCAGCTCGACGCCGCGGCCGGGGCGGACGACCTGATCCCGGCCGCCGACCGGCGTTGGCTGCACGGCCTGGCCGCGGTGATCGCGGTTCACCGCGACGACCAGGCGTCCGCCGAGGCACACCTCGGCGCCGTCCCGGCCACAGGCGCGGGCCACGCCGGCGCGCAGTACGTACCGCTGGCCCGCGCGCTGCTGGCCGAGCGACGCGACCTGACCGAAGAAGCGCTCGCCATCCTGACCCGGCTGCTCGACCGTACGGGCACCCGTCCGGCCTACCACCGGCACATCTGGCTGCCCACACTGCTCCGGCTGGCTCTGCGCGAAGGCGACACGCGCCTCGCGCGTGCCGCCGCCAAGGCCGGTTCCGGCGCGGCGCCGCACGCAGGCCGGTGGCCCGCGGCGAGCCTGGCCGCGGTGGCTCAGCACTGCGCGGGCCTGCTCGAGGGCGATCACGCGACGCTCACCCTCGCCGTCGACGCCTACCGGGCCGGGGGCCGTCCGCTGCAGCTGGCGCAGACGCTGGAGGACACCGCGGTCGTGCTCGCCGAACGCGGCGACCTGCGCGCGGCGCGTACCGCCCATGCGGAGGCGTCGGAGGTGTACACCGGGCTGGGTGCCACCTGGGACCTCTTGCGCGCCGACACGCGGCTGCGCCGGCACGGCCTGCGGCGCCGCCGTGGCCCGCGCCGCCGCGCGGCCACCGGCTGGGACGCCCTCACTCCGGCCGAGCTCACGGTCGCCCGGCTCGTCGCCGAGGGGCGGCCGAACCCCGACATCGCCGCGAACCTGTTCGTGTCCCGGCGCACCGTCGAGGTGCATGTCTCACACATCTTGTCCAAGCTGGGCGTACGGTCCCGCGTGGAGATCGCCGGCGAGGCGGCGCGGAGGTTCGCGGGCACGGAGCTGAAGGCCGTGTCCGCGTGGGCCGGCTGAGGCGGGTCAGGCCCGCAGGACGCGGGGGCCGGCGAGGCCGATCGCCGCGGCGGCGCCGTCGTCCAGCCCTGCGTCGGTGACCAGCAGGTCGACGTCGGCCAGCGAACCGAACCGGGCCAGCGAGTCGTTGCCCACCTTCGTGTGGTCGGCCAGCAGGATCGAACGCCGGGCGGCGCCCATCATCGCGGCCTTCACCGAGGCCTCACCCGGGTCGGGGGTCGTGAGGCCGCGCTCCAGCGACAGCCCGCCGGCGCCCATGAAGGCGGCGTCGACGTACATCTGCGACAGCGGCTGCAGCAGCCAGTCGTCGACCGTGGCGAACGTGCTGCGCCGGATCCGGCCGCCCAGCAGGATCACGGTGAGGTTGGCGCTCGGGGCCAGGAGTACGGCCAGCGGCAGGGAGTTCACGATGACGGTGAGCTCGCGGTCGGCCGGGAGTATCTCGGCGAGCCGGCCCGTGGTCGAGCCGGCGTCGATGATGATCGCACCTTCGTCCGGGACCTCGGCGAGCGCGGCCTTGGCGATGCGCTCCTTCTCGGTGGTCATGAGGGAGTCGCGCGCCGACAGCACCGGATCCACCGGAGGCCTGCCCACGGCGACCGCTCCGCCGTAGACGCGCCGGACGGTGCCCGCGCGTTCGAGTACGGTCAGGTCGCGCCGGATCGTCTCGCTCGTGACCGCGAACTCATCGGCGAGGTTCATCACGTCGACGCGCCCGTCGGCACGGGCGCGTCTGAGGATCTCCTGCTGCCGCTCCTCGGCCTGCATGGTGTGGTTTCACCACCATTCACTGTTGAAACCATCATCCATGCCCTAGCGGGAGGCGGTCAAATGCCGCCACGCTCACCGCCGGGTCCGTAAGCGCTGTCCGCCCAGGTCAGTGCGGGATGTGGCCACCTGAAGCCACCGAGGCGTCGCTCGCGCGTGCCTCTCGGCGCGCGGCCGTGCCCGGCGGGGGCGACGCGACCGGCGGGCGGGTGCTCGCGTGCACGGAGACGTCCCCGCAGACGATCAAGCCACTCGAGGTGACCGCCGGGCGCTGTACGGGCGGCGGCCCCCCGGCCATCCGCGCGACCTGACGCTCCCGGCCGCCCGCGCCGGTCAGCACGAACTCCACGTCCGCTCCATCCGCCCGCAGGGCCGGGTCGGCGTGGACCGGGAAGTAGACGACTCCGTGCTCACCGGGGCCCAGCGGGGGCACGCCGACCGCGCGGCCGTACGCCTCCTGTCCGGTCTCCCGCAGCGCCTCCGGCTTCCAGGTCTCCTCGACCACGACACCGCTCCGGGCGAGCGTGTCCCGGCCGGCGTCGCTGACGTCGAGGACCGCGTCATAGCCGAAGGGGCGCCATCCGGAGTTGCGCACGGTGACGGCCAGGAACCGGACGTCCTGCGTTCCCTCGCGCAGGCCGTCGCCGACGAGCAGCGGCAGGCCGGCGACCTCGAACGTCCCGCCGACGTGGTCGAGCAGGAGCACCAGGTCGTCCGGGTGCGAGTCGCCCGGCCAGTAGTGGTCCTTCGACGCCACGATCCGCGACGCACGGCCGTCGCGGTCCTTCACCGGGTCGGCGTGCACGTATTCGCTCGCCTGCCAGCCCCCGCCGAAGTCGTGCTCGACGGCGAGGCACCAGCGGTCACCGCTCATCGTCTCCGACGCTCCGACCACGCCGGGGACGACGCCGCTCACCGCCCCCGTGACCACGATGCGCTGGGCCCAGTCCGAATCCTTGCGGACGACCGTGACGCGCCAGCTTCCGTGCAGGACGACGCTCCTCGCCATGCCTATCTCACCCGCCCGGGAAAGGGCACACGTACGTACGGTCCGGCGGCCGAGCGCTGTTGCACGTTCCGAATACGTGAGCTCACCGATGTAACAGATCCGCCGTCGGCGCATCGTGGAATGTGCTGCCGGATCCCGGCTCGGCACGGAAATCGACGAACGCGGCACCACCCGATGCTGAAATGAACAAGGAGAGGCCCGGACATATGAGCTCCCTGGTATTCGAACGTGAATTGCCCCCGGCCTCGCCGGCCGCACCCATATGTGCCGCCCGCGCGGTGCCGCGCCTCACCGGCCGGATGCGCGTCGGCGGGGCCGGCCGTCCGCCGCGGGTGCACCACGGGCTCGCTCCGGCCCCGGCGGCGGACCCGCAGGCGCTGCTCCGGACGCTGTACGCCGACCACGCCAAGGCACTGCGCGCGTACGTCACCCGGTTGCTGTCCGACCCGTACCATGCCGAGGACATCGTCCAGGAGACCATGCTCCGGGCCTGGCGCAACGCGGAGATCCTGGTGCCCGAGCGAGGATCGGTGCGCGGCTGGCTGATGCGCGTCGCGCACAACATCGCCGTGGACAAGATCCGTGCCCGCATGGCCAGGCCGGACGAGGTCGAGGAGAGCGCCGCCGCGCCGCGGTCGTTCGGCGACCACAGCTCCGCGGTGGTGGACTCGGTGTTCCTCGCCCGCGCGCTGGCCCAGCTGAGTCCGGCGCACCGCGAGGTGCTGCGCGTGATCTATTTCGCCGACCACACCGCCGTACAGGCGGCGGAATTGCTGGGCCTGCCCGTCGGCACGGTGAAGTCGCGCACCCATCACGCGCTCCGCCGCCTGAAGATCTGCATCGAAGAGCAAATGCTCTGCTCCGAGGATCAGTGATTCGTGCCGGTCGCCCATAGCGCATTTCCGTCGGCGCGGTAGACGACGACGTTTCCGTCGTCCTGTACGGCGAGAAAGTTCCCCGTGTATCCGTGCGTTCCCGAAGCCCACTCCACGCCGCCGTCGCCGTTGCGGACCACGAGGTTCCCGTCGATCTGGAACGACGCGTGCATGCCGCGCCCGGCCGTACCCGACATCCACCGCACCCGCGCCTCCTCGTCGTAGACGACCAGGTTCCCGTCGGAGCGGAAGACCAGCCACGCGCGCCGCGAACGTACGTGGTCGCCCGGCCGTAGCAGCAGGTGGCTCCAGAAGGTGGAGGAGACGTCCGCGGCCAGCGCCTCACTCACATGCGCACGACCGGCCACGCTCGCGTCCCCGCCGACGCCGGCCGGCACCGGCGGCGTCGCGGCCTCCGCCCGTACGTCGCCGAGCTCGGCCCAGTACCGTCCGCAGACGCTGGTCACCTTGAGGCGCTCGCGCGGCGCCTCGGGCGCCGGCCAGATCTGCAGCAGGTAGTCGTCGACGACCAGGTCCTCGTCCGCGTCGACGGCCTGGTCCATGCGCCGGGCGTGATAGCGCACCCGATAGGCGCCCGGCCCGGCGACCAGGTCGATGTCGCGCGCCGGTGAGGCCGCCGCACCTCGCCCGACCAGCGCGACCACGCCCGTCGGCGAGGCGAACGCGACCTCCTCGACGTCCTCGTACCAGCCGAGCTCCGCGCCGGGATCCTGCCCGGCGATCACGACCGTGCACCCGACCGGGCCGTACTGCCGGCCGGTGACCAGCACGAGCTCGCACGGCCGAACGGTCACCAGACCCGCCAGGCCGTCGATGGTCATGGTCGGCCGGTACGCGTGGTCCTGGAGGTGGAACTGCGCGTAGGCCACCTCCACGGTCCCGTGGAACGCGATGGCCTCGAACCCCTCGTCCGCCGGCCTCTCGGACAGACCGCCTTCGTCCTCGGATGCCGGCCACGCCTCCTCAAGTACCAACGCGGGCCTCCGGCTCGGCTGGAGCGCCCATCACGTCCTCGCGGAGCAGCAGGCACAGATCCTGGACCGTGGGGGACTCGGTATGCCGAAGGCGCCGGGCGTGCCGCGTGACCGCCTCGTCGAGGACCTGCCGCGCGTACCGGCCGTTGCCGAAGGACGGCCCGCGTGCGACGCCGGCGAAGTGCGACCGCAGAGCCGCCACCGTCGCGCTGCCCAGCTCGTACCCGGCCGTCCCCGCGTGCTGGCTCACGATCGTGACCAGCTCGTCCGTCGAGTAGTCGGCGAACCGGACCCGGTGGGAGAACCGCGACGACAGGCCCGGGTTGGCGCCCAGGAACTTCTCCATCTCGCCCTCGTAGCCGGCCGCGATCACCACCACCTCGTCGCGGTGGTCCTCCATCAGCTTGACCAGCGTGTCGATCGCCTCACGGCCGAAGTCGGCGCCGCCACCCGACTGCGAGGCCAGCGTGTACGCCTCGTCGATGAACAGCACGCCGCCGCGCGCCCGGTCGAAGGCCGCGCTCGTGCGCTGGGCGGTGTGGCCGACGTACTCCCCCACGAGGTCGGCGCGGCCCACCTCGATGACCTGGCCCCGCTGGAGCACGCCCATCGCCGCGAGGATCGAGCCGTACAGCCGGGCCACGGTCGTCTTGCCCGTGCCTGGGGGCCCGGCGAAGATCAGGTGCCGCGACAGCGGCGGGGCCGGCAGACCGGCCGCGATCCGCTGCCGGGACGACGCGAGCAGGTCGACCATGTTGCCGACCTCGCGTTTGACGTCCGCGAGGCCGACCATCTGCTGCAGCTCGGACAGGAGCGAGTCCACCCGGTCGGTGTCGGAGGCGCCGACGCCCGCGCCGATTCCCCCGGTCGCCGGCGGCGCGAGATCGGCGGGCAGCAGCCGGATCATCTCCACGGGGGTGATGTCGGCGACCTCGGCGAGCCGGTACGCCTGGCGGCCCACCATCTCCTCGAACACCTTGCGCGCGCTGCGGCCGTTGCCGAACGCGTCGTCGCGCGGCATGTTCTCGAAATGCGTGACGAGAGCCGCACGGGTCTCGAACTCCAGCTTGTAGTCGTGCGCCCGGCACTGCCCCTCGACGATCGTGACCAGGTCCGTGGGCGTGTAGTCGGCGAACTCGATGGTCCGGGAGAACCGCGACGCCAGGCCGGGGTTGGTGGCCAGGAACCTGCGCATCTCGTGGGTGTAGCCGGCCACGATGACGACGACCTCGTCGCGATGGTCCTCCATGAGTTTCACGAGCGTGTCGATCGCCTCACGGCCGAAGTCGGGGCCGCCGGTGGCGCTCGCGGCCAGCGTGTACGCCTCGTCGATGAACAGGACGCCGCCCAGCGCCTGCTGGAAACGCTCCGCGGTCTTCAGCGCGGTCCCTCCGACGACGCTCGCGACCAGGTCGGGCCGGCCGACCTCGACGAGCTGCCCGGTGGCGATGACGCCGAGCTCGGCCAGGATCCGTCCGTAGAGGCGTGCCACGGTCGTCTTGCCCGTACCCGGCGAGCCGGTGAAGACCAGGTGCCGTGACAGCGGCGGCGCGGGCAGGCCGACCGCGGCACGCCGTGCGGCCATCTGGTGGAGTCGTACGAGGGTGGCCACCTCGCGTTTGACCCCGCCCAGGCCGACGAGGCCGTTCAGCTCCTCCAGCAGCTCACCGAGCGCGCCCCGGCCGGCGCGCAGGTCGAGGCCCGACTGTGCCTTCCGCGCCGTCGCGGTGTCCTCGCGCGGCTCGCGGGCCGGCCGGTCCCTCGGGAGGTCCGGGCCGGCGGGCTCGGCGTCCTCCGCCTCGTCGCCTCGCAGGTCCGCGGCGTCCCACGGGCGGGCTTCCCCGCGTACGTCCGCGTAGGTGTCCTCGGCTCCGTTGCCCCGGCTGGTCACGCGGGTGACCTCCAGCCGGTCGGTCGGCGTCGTGACACGCAGGCCGGCGCCGGTGTTGTCGTGGACGAGGCAGTCGCGAAGCGTCACCGGTTCGGTGGAGTGGATGAGGATGCCGTCGCCACCGGCGGCGCCTACCTCGCACTCGGACGCCTCCCCGGTCGCGCCGGCGCTCCACTCGATCCCGGCACGTCGGCACCCGCTGATCCTCGTACGGCTCAACCGGGCGGACGCGCGCCGCGCGACCAGTACGCCCTCGCCGTGGGCGTCGGAGATGTCGCCCTCTTTCAGATCGACCTCGCCGCCCTCCACGTGGACGGCGGCCGCGCCGCTGCGGATGAACCCGCAGCCGCGAAGCTCCGGCCGGCCGCTCTCGGAGACGCGCAGGCCGGCGCCGCCCGCGTCGGTCACGGTCGCGTCCTCCATCAGGCCCCGGCCCTGCTCGGTCACGAGAATCCCGTCCCCCCCGGGTGCGGTGACACTCGCGCGCCGGAAGCGCGGGTCGGCGCCGGACCACACCTCGAGCCCGTTGCCCGCGGGGTGGTCGACCCGCAGCTCGTCGAAGGTCGGGGTGGCCGCATCGTTCACCGAGACACCGGGGCCGCCACCGCCCTCGATACGCAGCGCCTCGAACGAGCTGGTCGCCCCGCCGGAGATCAGGACCCCGGCATCGCCGGAGCCCGCCACGAGACACTCGGTGAACGTACCGGCCGAGGCGTCGAGGACGTGGACGCCGTACCCGGCCGACTCGCGTATCTCCACGCGCCGCAGGTTCGGCGCCGCGCCCTCCACCAGGGCGATGCCCTGAGCACCGGCACCGGTGATCGCGCAGTCCTCCAGCAGCGGTGTGGAGCCGGACGCGACGAGCACACCGACCCCGTCGCACTCCTCGATCACGAGCGCGCTCAGCTGTGGCGAGCTGTCGCCCTCGATGGCGACGGCGGGGTTCCCGGCCCGTACGATCCGGCAGTCGCGTACGGTGCCGCGCGCCTGTTCGGCCGCCAGCAGCCCGCTGCCCTCCACGTCCGTGATCGTGCAGGCGGTGAGCTGGGGGTTCGCGCCGGTGCGGAGGACGACCGCCGAGGCCTTGATGTCCCGCAGCGTGCACTCGCTCAGGTTCCCCTCGGCACCCTCTACGAAGATCACACCAGCGCCGGCCGGGTTGGTGAACTCACAGCCGTGCGCGTTGACCTCGGCCGCGCCGTGGGCGTACAGGGCGGCGGCCGAGTCGGCCTCCACCTTGCACTCGTCCATCCGGAGCCGGCCGGTGGGCACCTCGATGGCGGAGGTCTGTTCGCCGCTGTGCCGTACGACGACTCCCGAGAGCGTGGCCGACTCGCCGGTGATCCGGATCGTCGGTGCGTCGCGGGACTCGATCCGCACCCCGCCGGGAGCGCCCGCCGCCGAAAGCGTGATCTCCCGCTGCAGGACGACCGACTCCGTGTACGTGCCGGGCTGGATGGAGATCACGTCGCCGTGGCCGGCCGCGGCGACGGCGTCGCTGATCGTACGGTAGGAGTCCGCGGCGGTCGCCGAGACGTTCAGGATCGACCGGGTCGGGGTCAGCCTGCTTGCCATACCGGTTCTCCTCCGGTCGGGGCGAACAGCGTCGTGAGCACTCGGTGGCGGGTGAGCCGGGTGAGTGGCGGGTACGGCGCCTCGCGGTCCAGCACGTACGCGGTCAGGTCCGGTTCGGGCGCGAGGTCGTACCGGCTCAGGTAGTAGGCGACGGCCTCCGGCCAGATCCACCGGCCGTCGGAGCGGAATCCGGCCGGCACCGCGCCCGGCCGTCCGGGGTCGAGCACGTCATCCAGCCCGCCGGCCCTCGTCAGGACGGGCTCGCCCCGGTGAAGGTAGGCCAGGACCCGCTCACGATCTGGTCCGCCGAGCCGCGGGTGGTCGTCGCGGAAGTACGGCCCGCCGGCCGGGTCGGCGCCATCGAACGCCCGCGCCAGGCGTGCCGGCGCGTCGTCGGCGGCCCAGATGAGCGTCGCGCCGCCGAGCGCCGCGCCGTGGTAGGCGGGCAGCAGCGCGCCTGCGGCGAACGCCTCGACCCGAGGCGTGTCCTCACTCGCCTCGGCGAGCGCGTACTGCGTCTCCGCGGTCAGCTCGGCCACGTCCGTGCCGGCCTCCGCCTCGATCAGGTAGACACGGCGGGCGTGGCCGTCGCCGGAATGCCGGAACACCCGCCAGATCCCGATCGGGCCACCGACCCGCCGGCCGGCCTCGACCGCGACCGCGTCCATGGCGTCCCGCCGGCCGGACACACCGTCGCCGCCGAGCGTCGCGACGCCGTGCCTGTCGCCGAATCGGTACGGCGGGGCCGGCAGATGTTCGGTACCGGGGTCGCACTCAGGGCCGAGGCCGCGAATGAGAGCGGCCTCGGCGCCGGTGAGCGCGAGCCGCCCGGCCTCGACCTCGGCCGCGAGCAGCGCGCCCAGCCGGTCGTCCTCATGGTCGGCGAGGCTGAGCCGCATATCGGCCAGTTCCTCGTCGGGGACCCGTCCCGCCATCCCCAGCAGCAACGCGTGCAGGTCCGCGGGTCCGGTTCCTGTGGCGATGCCGTCCGCCTCCGCCGCCGTCAAAGCGCACTCCTCGCGGGGTCGCCGGGGAGGGGCGTGAAACGCCCGTCGGACTCCCCGTCCGGCGCGGGCTCACCGCCCGGGGCCGGCCGGAGGGCCGCCGCTTCTTCCAGGCGCGTGGTCACGCGGGTGGCCCAGGCTTCGTTCCCGGGTCCCGACTTGGTGGGCGGTACCTCGGTGATCAGGACCCTCCGCCCTGGCGCGCCGGGCGGGTCGACGGCGAGGACGCGGAAGACGGTGCCGGGCAGGAATATCACCTCTGGTGTGGCCCGCTCCTCGACGAACCCGTTCAGCCGTCGCGCGGTGGCCGACCAGATGAGGATCTCCACCTGCCCGGGTACGGTGGCGCCGACGTCGTCGAGCGCGACCAGCGGCGCCGCCTCGACCAGCTCCTGCCCGGGCCGGTACGCGTCCGCCGCACTCGGGTCCACCGGGCCGCCGCGGACGACGACGCCCTGCAGCGACGGCAGCCGCCGCAGACCGGCGGCGGCACAGACGGCCAGGGCGCGGTCGGCCTCGTGGCCGCCGGATCGGATCGACTCGACCAACCCCGCCTCATCACGTGCGACGAAGACCCGTACGGCGGCGAGCTCGGTCATCAACGCCTCGTCCGCCTGTGCGCCGCGCAGTCCGGGGTGCTCGGCCAGCAGCCGGGCCACCGAACGCACCGCGGCGTCGTACCGCCAGCCGAGCGACCCGCGGAACGCCTGCCGTTCCTCGTGGGTGCTGACCCGGCCGGCCAGCCAGAGCCGGTCGTAGTCGAGGCGCGGACGGGGCGGGGGTACGGGAAGCGCGTCGGGCATCGCTCCGCTGGGCGCGGTGCGGCCGGTGGGCTCCGAACCCGGGGCGTGCGGCCGCACCCCCCATGGCCCATCCGCACCCTGCGGCGTACGCGGCCGTGCCACGGGCCCGGCCGGTGGCTGCTCATCCTGCGAAGGCCGATCCGGCAACGACGGCGCGGGCTCCAGCTGGGGCGGAGCCCAGGACGCGCGTGAAGGTGCGGTCCGCCGCGCCTCCGCCGGCGAATGCACCCGGGGCCCCGGCTCCGGTTCCGTGTTCGGGGCGGGCGGGTACGGCATCGCGGGTACGAGTTCCGGCGCCGGCCAAGGGGCGAGGCTCAAGGCACTCTCCGAAGGCCGGGCCGTCTCTCCCTCGCGCACGGCGTCCGGCCACCGCGGAACGAGCGCTGCCTCCGTTGCTCGCGGAGCCAGGAGCTCCGCCGTCTGGAGCAGACCGTTTCCAGACGAGGCATTCAGGACGGGCCGCTGTGGCGTGGGTCCCGTCTCCTCTTCCGGCGGCCTGTCGCCGGTCTCGCCCGGCGTCTCGGCAGGCACGGCGGACCCGGCCGCATGTGGCGGCGGACTCGCGGGCCGCGGGGCCGGGGAGGCCGGCCCGCTCCGCGCCGGCACCGCCCGCGTGGCCGATCGGGGCCGCGGAAGCACCGTCGACGCGGTGGTCGGGAAGGCGCTCGGCCTCGTCTGTGCGGCGGCCGCGAACACGTCGGCGGAGGCATTGTGCCCGAGCCCCTCCGGCCCGCCGGCCGCCACCTCGTCCTGTGTGATCTCGGGGTCGGCTC
It encodes:
- a CDS encoding right-handed parallel beta-helix repeat-containing protein, with product MASRLTPTRSILNVSATAADSYRTISDAVAAAGHGDVISIQPGTYTESVVLQREITLSAAGAPGGVRIESRDAPTIRITGESATLSGVVVRHSGEQTSAIEVPTGRLRMDECKVEADSAAALYAHGAAEVNAHGCEFTNPAGAGVIFVEGAEGNLSECTLRDIKASAVVLRTGANPQLTACTITDVEGSGLLAAEQARGTVRDCRIVRAGNPAVAIEGDSSPQLSALVIEECDGVGVLVASGSTPLLEDCAITGAGAQGIALVEGAAPNLRRVEIRESAGYGVHVLDASAGTFTECLVAGSGDAGVLISGGATSSFEALRIEGGGGPGVSVNDAATPTFDELRVDHPAGNGLEVWSGADPRFRRASVTAPGGDGILVTEQGRGLMEDATVTDAGGAGLRVSESGRPELRGCGFIRSGAAAVHVEGGEVDLKEGDISDAHGEGVLVARRASARLSRTRISGCRRAGIEWSAGATGEASECEVGAAGGDGILIHSTEPVTLRDCLVHDNTGAGLRVTTPTDRLEVTRVTSRGNGAEDTYADVRGEARPWDAADLRGDEAEDAEPAGPDLPRDRPAREPREDTATARKAQSGLDLRAGRGALGELLEELNGLVGLGGVKREVATLVRLHQMAARRAAVGLPAPPLSRHLVFTGSPGTGKTTVARLYGRILAELGVIATGQLVEVGRPDLVASVVGGTALKTAERFQQALGGVLFIDEAYTLAASATGGPDFGREAIDTLVKLMEDHRDEVVVIVAGYTHEMRRFLATNPGLASRFSRTIEFADYTPTDLVTIVEGQCRAHDYKLEFETRAALVTHFENMPRDDAFGNGRSARKVFEEMVGRQAYRLAEVADITPVEMIRLLPADLAPPATGGIGAGVGASDTDRVDSLLSELQQMVGLADVKREVGNMVDLLASSRQRIAAGLPAPPLSRHLIFAGPPGTGKTTVARLYGSILAAMGVLQRGQVIEVGRADLVGEYVGHTAQRTSAAFDRARGGVLFIDEAYTLASQSGGGADFGREAIDTLVKLMEDHRDEVVVIAAGYEGEMEKFLGANPGLSSRFSHRVRFADYSTDELVTIVSQHAGTAGYELGSATVAALRSHFAGVARGPSFGNGRYARQVLDEAVTRHARRLRHTESPTVQDLCLLLREDVMGAPAEPEARVGT